One window from the genome of Dyadobacter sp. CECT 9275 encodes:
- a CDS encoding glycosyltransferase family 2 protein: MRLSVIIPVYKSELVIGPLVERLQSSLREVDFEVILVNDGSPDRSEKVCKNLAEQYENVSFISLRRNYGEFNAVMCGLNWAKGDFCVMIDDDFQNPPDEIIKLLQTAENGEYDVVYTYYTKKEHASHRNFGSGLVNWLTTYLLNKPKDLYLSSFKLIRKEVVKEIIHYKGPYPYIDGLIFRITKNIGTVQVMHNKREEGVSNYTWSKLISLFLNILFCYSSLPIRLFMPIGIFLFGLGSALLTFCLFQWIIGPDPKEWQVTTATFIFFGGLQCTMLSILGEYIGKSFMAQSGQPQYVIKYNSIEKHD, from the coding sequence ATGAGGTTGTCAGTAATAATACCTGTTTATAAAAGTGAGCTGGTCATCGGCCCTTTGGTGGAGCGGCTGCAATCTTCGCTCCGCGAGGTCGATTTTGAAGTGATACTTGTGAATGACGGCAGTCCGGATCGTTCTGAGAAAGTCTGCAAAAATCTGGCGGAGCAGTATGAAAACGTTAGTTTTATATCCTTAAGAAGAAATTACGGAGAGTTTAATGCCGTAATGTGCGGGCTCAACTGGGCCAAGGGCGATTTTTGTGTGATGATTGATGATGATTTTCAGAACCCACCGGATGAAATCATCAAACTGCTTCAGACAGCCGAAAACGGTGAGTATGACGTGGTGTATACCTATTATACCAAAAAGGAACACGCCTCACACCGTAATTTTGGAAGCGGGCTGGTCAACTGGCTCACAACTTACCTGCTCAACAAACCGAAAGATCTTTACCTGTCCAGTTTCAAACTGATCAGAAAGGAAGTGGTCAAGGAAATCATTCATTACAAGGGGCCTTATCCTTACATTGACGGGCTTATTTTCAGGATCACCAAAAACATTGGTACTGTTCAGGTGATGCATAACAAACGCGAAGAGGGCGTCTCCAACTATACCTGGTCCAAGCTCATTTCCCTGTTCCTGAATATTCTGTTCTGTTATTCGTCACTTCCGATCAGGTTATTCATGCCGATCGGCATCTTCCTGTTTGGCTTGGGCTCCGCGTTGCTAACGTTTTGTCTTTTTCAATGGATCATCGGTCCCGACCCCAAAGAGTGGCAGGTAACCACAGCCACTTTTATATTTTTCGGAGGGCTACAATGTACTATGTTGAGTATTTTGGGGGAATATATTGGCAAGAGTTTTATGGCACAAAGCGGACAGCCGCAGTACGTTATAAAATATAACAGTATCGAAAAGCATGATTGA
- a CDS encoding DegT/DnrJ/EryC1/StrS family aminotransferase yields MIPFLDLTRVNKPYQDAIEEAALRVLRSGWYILGKELVSFEKTFADYCEAAHAIGVGNGLDAITLILKAYNFPAGSEVIVPANTYIASVLPVTYLNLTPVLVEPDPRTMLIDSDEIERHITARTKAILTVDLYGKSCEMRAITKLAERHNLKLITDAAQSHGAMYDGQKVGTLADATAFSFYPTKNLGALGDAGAVTTNDKALAEKIRYLRNYGSLERYKNDFQGVNSRLDEIQAAVLSAKLPYLEAENRRRKVIAARYLSEIVLPDLILPPSDSVESDAWHLFVVRHKQRNKFITHLDGLGIQTNVHYPLPVHKQKAFQYMNDRCFPITEAIHREVVSLPLNPVLSDDEVEEIIKAVNTFDPGI; encoded by the coding sequence ATGATACCCTTTCTGGATTTGACGCGGGTTAACAAGCCGTATCAGGATGCTATTGAAGAAGCGGCATTGCGCGTGTTGCGGTCTGGCTGGTATATCCTGGGGAAAGAACTCGTCAGTTTTGAAAAAACCTTTGCCGACTACTGTGAAGCTGCACATGCCATTGGCGTTGGCAATGGCCTCGACGCAATCACTCTTATTTTAAAAGCATATAATTTCCCGGCGGGCAGTGAGGTGATTGTACCAGCTAATACATATATCGCATCGGTATTACCTGTAACTTATCTGAATCTCACACCTGTGTTGGTTGAGCCTGACCCGCGCACAATGCTTATTGATAGTGATGAAATTGAAAGGCATATTACCGCCCGGACAAAAGCGATTTTAACGGTTGATCTTTACGGTAAAAGCTGCGAGATGCGGGCGATTACCAAGCTTGCTGAGCGGCATAATCTGAAACTGATCACAGATGCTGCGCAGTCGCATGGAGCAATGTATGACGGCCAGAAAGTTGGAACTCTTGCGGATGCAACCGCCTTTAGTTTTTACCCGACCAAAAACCTGGGGGCGCTGGGTGATGCAGGCGCGGTAACCACAAACGATAAAGCCCTGGCGGAAAAGATCAGATACCTGCGGAATTATGGCTCATTGGAAAGATATAAAAATGATTTTCAGGGTGTTAATAGTCGGTTGGATGAGATTCAGGCTGCCGTTTTATCGGCAAAACTTCCTTATCTGGAAGCGGAAAATAGGCGCCGGAAGGTTATTGCCGCAAGGTACCTGAGCGAAATTGTGCTACCGGATTTAATCCTTCCCCCTTCTGATTCTGTTGAAAGTGATGCATGGCATTTGTTTGTGGTACGGCATAAGCAGCGAAACAAATTCATTACGCATCTGGATGGTTTGGGAATTCAGACCAACGTGCATTACCCTTTACCCGTGCATAAACAAAAAGCGTTTCAATATATGAATGACAGGTGTTTCCCGATCACAGAGGCAATCCACCGGGAAGTAGTCAGCTTACCTCTGAATCCTGTACTTTCTGATGATGAAGTTGAAGAGATAATCAAGGCGGTTAACACATTTGATCCCGGTATATGA
- a CDS encoding sugar 3,4-ketoisomerase, whose protein sequence is MPTLIELNTFNTGDGNLTVFERLIPGNIKRVFYIYGTGEMSRGGHRHHKTWNALICVKGSCRVYSNDGFEEEYFVLDNPASCLILEPKDWHVMDCFTEDAILLVLSNEYYDVEDYIDEPYVLQHKLA, encoded by the coding sequence ATGCCAACACTTATTGAACTCAACACCTTTAACACGGGAGATGGAAATCTGACGGTATTTGAAAGGCTTATTCCCGGAAATATTAAAAGAGTTTTTTATATCTACGGAACTGGCGAAATGAGCCGGGGGGGGCACCGGCACCACAAAACATGGAATGCACTGATCTGTGTAAAAGGGAGTTGCAGGGTTTATTCCAATGATGGTTTTGAGGAAGAATATTTCGTGCTGGATAACCCTGCTTCCTGTCTCATACTGGAGCCCAAAGACTGGCATGTTATGGATTGTTTCACCGAAGATGCTATACTTCTGGTGTTATCCAATGAATACTATGATGTAGAAGATTACATCGACGAGCCCTACGTGCTACAACACAAACTAGCTTAA